GGAAGCATCCATGTACTTCTGACCCCGGGCCATTCTATAGCCACTGACCCGTCCCTCTTTCCAAGGGGAGGTCTATCTTTCATTAAGACTACAGCCCCGGTTGTTGATCAGTCCGGCAAAGTTCTCAAATGGGAACCGGTTAATCGTTTCGTACTGAATCAGGACGAGGGGGGGGCAATAAAGGGTCCGGGCCGGGTAGACCTGTTCTGGGGAGCAGGTACTGACGCCGAATTCTCTGCAGGCTCAATGAAAGAACGTGGAGAGTTGTACTTCATACTGCAAAAATAAGAACCACGACATCTGCTTGACTCAAACACTTAATTAGAATAGCATAATCCTCACCATGACGAACAACAAAGGCCCTATAGGTGTATTTGACTCAGGTATTGGCGGGCTTACCGTCCTCAAAGAGATTATCACCACTTTGCCGTACGAGGACACCCTGTACCTGGGAGATACAGCCCGATTGCCCTATGGAACAAAGTCTGAAGAGACTGTAGTCAAGTACTCAATTGAAAATACCCGTTTTCTATTGAAGTACAATATAAAGCTTCTTGTTGTTGCCTGCAATACCGCTTCAGCTGTAAGCCTCAGTGAACTACGGAAACAATTTTCGATACCAATCATAGGAGTGATTGAAGCAGGGGCCCGTGCTGCATACCGGGCGACGAAAAGCGGCAAGGTTGGTATTATTGGGACTGAAACGACCGTAAGCAGTAGTGCATATACCAAGGCCATCAGGGAGATAAATGCTGACATTGAGACTTTTGGACAGTCATGTCCTTTGTTTGTGCCGCTTGTAGAAGAAGGGTGGATAGATGATGCCATTACACTTAGTGTTACAGAACGCTATCTTGGAGTACTTAAAGGCAAGGGTATAGACACGCTTGTGTTGGGGTGTACTCATTACCCGCTTCTGAAGGGGATCATACAGAAGGTAATGGGGGATAGTGTCAGGCTAATTGATTCTGCTGAAGAGACGGCTAATGAGGTAAAAGAGGTATTGAACAGGTTATGGGGAACAGAACTCAATTCTGTCCCCGACAGATCAGACAGGAAAGACACGGAAGTGAATGCCCCTGTCAGGAGATATTTTGTTACCGACGTCCCCCGCCGCTTTGAAGAGCAGGGGAGCAGGTTTCTTGGGGAGAGGATAGGGAA
This region of Nitrospirota bacterium genomic DNA includes:
- a CDS encoding glutamate racemase, translating into MTNNKGPIGVFDSGIGGLTVLKEIITTLPYEDTLYLGDTARLPYGTKSEETVVKYSIENTRFLLKYNIKLLVVACNTASAVSLSELRKQFSIPIIGVIEAGARAAYRATKSGKVGIIGTETTVSSSAYTKAIREINADIETFGQSCPLFVPLVEEGWIDDAITLSVTERYLGVLKGKGIDTLVLGCTHYPLLKGIIQKVMGDSVRLIDSAEETANEVKEVLNRLWGTELNSVPDRSDRKDTEVNAPVRRYFVTDVPRRFEEQGSRFLGERIG